A stretch of the Prochlorococcus marinus str. MIT 0918 genome encodes the following:
- the crtR gene encoding beta-carotene hydroxylase, translating to MNKRLNVTKEEEVSNKFQSTAFWQKQIQEYLDPPGKFNPTLGLFLGGYAIAYLAIWQWYRGVWPLPLLVGLAFLALHMEGTVIHDACHKAAHPNKWINQIMGHGAAILLGFSFPVFTRVHLQHHSHVNDPKNDPDHIVSTFGPVWLIAPRFFYHEYFFFQRKLWRKYELMQWGIERAIFITIVLAGIKFNFMNVVYNLWFGPALMVGVTLGIFFDYLPHRPFLARNKWKNARVYPSRLMNILIMGQNYHLVHHLWPSIPWFEYKSAYEVTKPLLDLKGSPQRMGIFESKKDGFNFLYDILLGIRSHKKSRSRMRPLAKILPGIKWKKRWIYLLHKTAVIPEKIN from the coding sequence ATGAACAAAAGGTTAAATGTCACTAAAGAAGAAGAAGTATCTAACAAATTTCAATCAACAGCTTTTTGGCAAAAGCAAATTCAAGAATATTTAGATCCCCCTGGTAAATTCAACCCTACATTAGGTTTATTTTTAGGTGGCTATGCAATAGCTTATTTGGCAATTTGGCAATGGTACAGAGGGGTCTGGCCTTTACCTTTATTAGTTGGTCTTGCCTTTCTTGCTTTGCATATGGAAGGAACTGTTATTCACGATGCATGTCATAAAGCAGCTCATCCCAATAAGTGGATCAATCAAATAATGGGGCATGGTGCTGCAATTTTATTAGGCTTTAGCTTCCCAGTGTTTACAAGAGTTCATCTCCAACATCACTCACATGTAAATGATCCAAAAAATGACCCAGATCACATAGTGAGTACTTTTGGCCCAGTATGGTTAATTGCTCCAAGATTTTTTTACCATGAGTATTTCTTTTTTCAAAGAAAACTTTGGCGAAAATATGAACTCATGCAATGGGGAATTGAGCGGGCTATTTTTATCACAATTGTACTGGCTGGTATAAAGTTTAATTTCATGAATGTTGTCTATAACTTATGGTTTGGACCCGCTCTTATGGTTGGTGTAACACTAGGAATATTTTTTGATTATCTTCCTCATCGCCCATTCCTAGCGCGCAACAAATGGAAGAATGCAAGGGTTTATCCTAGTCGCTTAATGAATATACTAATAATGGGTCAAAATTATCACCTTGTTCATCATTTATGGCCTTCTATTCCTTGGTTTGAATATAAATCAGCTTATGAAGTAACTAAACCACTCTTAGACCTCAAAGGCTCACCTCAAAGAATGGGAATTTTTGAATCTAAAAAAGATGGATTTAATTTCTTATACGATATTCTTTTAGGAATAAGAAGTCACAAAAAAAGTAGAAGTAGAATGAGGCCATTAGCCAAAATTCTACCAGGTATAAAATGGAAAAAAAGATGGATTTACCTCTTACATAAAACTGCAGTGATACCAGAAAAAATTAATTAA